A single genomic interval of Rhea pennata isolate bPtePen1 chromosome 5, bPtePen1.pri, whole genome shotgun sequence harbors:
- the PITPNM1 gene encoding membrane-associated phosphatidylinositol transfer protein 1 isoform X12 has product MLIKEYHILLPMSLEEYQVAQLYMIQKKSREESSGEGSGVEILANRPYSDGPGGSGQYTHKIYHVGSHIPSWFRALLPKAALQVEEESWNAYPYTRTRYTCPFVEKFSIEIETYYRPDSGQQTNVFNLSAAEKRQRILDTIDIVRDPISPGEYKPEEDPKLYHSVKTGRGPLGDDWLEVAAGGPLMCAYKLCKVEFRYWGMQSKIEQFIHDVGLRKVMLRAHRQAWCWQDEWTDLTMEDIRQLEEETAHMLAQKMAKCTEAEETPAAGPSTESRLEPSGANGQDSAEPQGASDASPDDNFAKQWSTSSRSSYSSQHGGGVSPQSLSEWRMQNIARDSENSSEEEFFDAHEDLSDSDEVFAKEMTKWSSNDFLDTLEQPVELDEALEDGASAAKAGSEGLAGPGLPERSPSCRVAQWRVRRRRVGSTCFSSSSTVGTSWTRAQASRAPNRLMYRHWLPLLMPSPASTSRRLWGTWHCAWCPAHPSVLLLTPLSPSSARTAMMGTACPAARITSHWQPSHSWPRPRGATSMQWALLLLGPTRLTAPSCTLGREPASAARWCSSGTVWEASWASMCCAKAEQA; this is encoded by the exons atGCTCATCAAGGAGTACCACATCCTGCTGCCCATGAGCCTGGAGGAGTACCAGGTGGCCCAGCTCTACATGATCCAG AAGAAAAGCCGGGAGGAATCGAGTGGAGAGGGCAGCGGGGTGGAGATCCTGGCCAACCGGCCCTACAGTGATGGCCCGGGAGGCAGCGGGCAGTACACCCACAAGATCTACCATGTGGGCTCTCACATTCCCAGCTGGTTCCGGGCCCTGCTGCCCAAGGCTGCCCTTCAGGTTGAGGAGGAGTCCTGGAACGCCTACCCTTACACTCGCACCAG GTACACCTGCCCCTTTGTGGAGAAGTTCTCCATCGAGATTGAGACTTACTACCGGCCAGACTCCGGCCAGCAGACTAACGTCTTCAACTTGAGTGCAGCTGAGAAGAGGCAGAGGATTTTGG ACACCATCGACATTGTGCGAGACCCTATCTCCCCTGGGGAGTACAAGCCCGAGGAGGACCCAAAGCTGTATCACTCCGTGAAGACGGGCCGGGGCCCACTGGGTGATGACTGGCTGGAAGTGGCAGCTGGTGGGCCCCTAATGTGTGCCTACAAGCTCTGCAAGGTGGAGTTTCGCTACTGGGGCATGCAGTCCAAAATTGAGCAGTTCATCCATGACGTAG GCTTGCGCAAAGTGATGCTGCGAGCACACCGCCAGGCTTGGTGCTGGCAGGATGAATGGACAGACCTGACCATGGAGGACATCcggcagctggaggaggaaacAGCCCATATGCTGGCGCAGAAGATGGCCAAGTGCACTGAGGCTGAGGAGACCCCTGCAGCTGGCCCCAGCACTGAAAGCCGCCTGGAGCCAAGTGGTGCCAATGGGCAGGACAGTGCTGAGCCACAGGGGGCATCCGATGCCTCCCCTGATGATAACTTTGCTAAGCAATGGTCCACATCCTCCCGGTCGTCCTACTCTTCCCAGCATGGAG GGGGGGTGTCTCCTCAGAGTCTGTCCGAATGGCGCATGCAGAACATCGCACGGGACTCCGAGAACAGCTCTGAGGAGGAGTTCTTTGATGCCCACG AGGACTTGTCTGACAGTGACGAGGTCTTTGCAAAGGAGATGACGAAGTGGAGCTCTAATGACTTCCTGGACACGCTGGAGCAGCCAGTGGAGCTGGATGAAGCGCTAG AGGATGGAGCTAGCGCTGCCAAGGCAGGTAGCGAAGGACTGGCGGGGCCTGGCTTGCCTGAG CGCTCTCCTTCCTGCAGGGTGGCTCAGTGGAGAGTGCGGCGCAGGCGTGTCGGATCCACGTGCTTTTCCTCATCCTCCACAGTGGGAACATCCTGGACCAGGGCACAGGCGAGCCGGGCTCCAAACAGGCTGATGTACAGACACTGGCTGCCACTTTTGATGCCGTCACCCGCATCCACTTCCCGGAGGCTCTGGGGCACGTGGCACTGCGCCTGGTGCCCTGCCCACccatctgtgctgctgcttaCGCCCTTGTCTCCAA GCTCAGCCCGTACAGCCATGATGGGGACAGCCTGTCCAGCAGCCAGGATCACATCCCACTGGCAGCCCTCCCACTCCTGGCCACGTCCTCGGGGAGCTACCAGCATGCAGTGGGCACTGTTATTGCTCGGGCCAACCAGGCTTACAGCACCTTCCTGCACTCTGGGGAGGGAGCCGGCTTCTGCGGCCAG GTGGTGCTCATCGGGGACTGTGTGGGAGGCATCCTGGGCTTCGATGTGCTGTGCCAAAGCCGAGCAGGCTTAG
- the PITPNM1 gene encoding membrane-associated phosphatidylinositol transfer protein 1 isoform X4 produces MLIKEYHILLPMSLEEYQVAQLYMIQKKSREESSGEGSGVEILANRPYSDGPGGSGQYTHKIYHVGSHIPSWFRALLPKAALQVEEESWNAYPYTRTRYTCPFVEKFSIEIETYYRPDSGQQTNVFNLSAAEKRQRILDTIDIVRDPISPGEYKPEEDPKLYHSVKTGRGPLGDDWLEVAAGGPLMCAYKLCKVEFRYWGMQSKIEQFIHDVGLRKVMLRAHRQAWCWQDEWTDLTMEDIRQLEEETAHMLAQKMAKCTEAEETPAAGPSTESRLEPSGANGQDSAEPQGASDASPDDNFAKQWSTSSRSSYSSQHGGGVSPQSLSEWRMQNIARDSENSSEEEFFDAHEDLSDSDEVFAKEMTKWSSNDFLDTLEQPVELDEALEDGASAAKAGSEGLAGPGLPEGGSVESAAQACRIHVLFLILHSGNILDQGTGEPGSKQADVQTLAATFDAVTRIHFPEALGHVALRLVPCPPICAAAYALVSKLSPYSHDGDSLSSSQDHIPLAALPLLATSSGSYQHAVGTVIARANQAYSTFLHSGEGAGFCGQVVLIGDCVGGILGFDVLCQSRAGLGGSRSSSRRGSLNMEPISPELCGGKDLLAEGADGAGGSAQVSPELGAQLPSREPGDSQHHSSLCSLQASEPPLEAEAPRSGSSALDGAEGTSARLDFKVSGFFLFGSPLGLVLALRKTVMPTMDVAQLRPACEQIYNLFHAADPCASRLEPLLAKAFHAVPPLSVPRYQKYPLGDGTTSLLADTLQTHSALFLDEADVTVPTTPTSSFGGFWRGSEPGEPPTPASTSEVVKILERWWGPKRIDYSLYCPDALTAFPTITLPHLFHASYWESSDVVAFILRQVIEKEGPELMESEESSVYSPAIPREKWQRKRTQVKIRNVTANHRASDTIVCEGKPQVLSGRFMYGPLDVVTLTGEKVDIYIMTQPLSGKWLHYGTEVTSGSGRLNFTIPPDKALAIGIYPVRMVVRGDHTYAEAYLTVVARGTESVVFSIDGSFTASVSIMGSDPKVRAGAVDVVRHWQDSGYMIIYVTGRPDMQKHRVVAWLSQHNFPHGAVSFCDGLTHDPLRQKAAFLQSLQTEFLSEGYVAHLAQLEAASLAHSPKGPPRPTLGKGTYGCPAPVDFLRKQSQLLRSRGPSQAERDGGPPPAPPGLPRAKPRSVSLKLESEE; encoded by the exons atGCTCATCAAGGAGTACCACATCCTGCTGCCCATGAGCCTGGAGGAGTACCAGGTGGCCCAGCTCTACATGATCCAG AAGAAAAGCCGGGAGGAATCGAGTGGAGAGGGCAGCGGGGTGGAGATCCTGGCCAACCGGCCCTACAGTGATGGCCCGGGAGGCAGCGGGCAGTACACCCACAAGATCTACCATGTGGGCTCTCACATTCCCAGCTGGTTCCGGGCCCTGCTGCCCAAGGCTGCCCTTCAGGTTGAGGAGGAGTCCTGGAACGCCTACCCTTACACTCGCACCAG GTACACCTGCCCCTTTGTGGAGAAGTTCTCCATCGAGATTGAGACTTACTACCGGCCAGACTCCGGCCAGCAGACTAACGTCTTCAACTTGAGTGCAGCTGAGAAGAGGCAGAGGATTTTGG ACACCATCGACATTGTGCGAGACCCTATCTCCCCTGGGGAGTACAAGCCCGAGGAGGACCCAAAGCTGTATCACTCCGTGAAGACGGGCCGGGGCCCACTGGGTGATGACTGGCTGGAAGTGGCAGCTGGTGGGCCCCTAATGTGTGCCTACAAGCTCTGCAAGGTGGAGTTTCGCTACTGGGGCATGCAGTCCAAAATTGAGCAGTTCATCCATGACGTAG GCTTGCGCAAAGTGATGCTGCGAGCACACCGCCAGGCTTGGTGCTGGCAGGATGAATGGACAGACCTGACCATGGAGGACATCcggcagctggaggaggaaacAGCCCATATGCTGGCGCAGAAGATGGCCAAGTGCACTGAGGCTGAGGAGACCCCTGCAGCTGGCCCCAGCACTGAAAGCCGCCTGGAGCCAAGTGGTGCCAATGGGCAGGACAGTGCTGAGCCACAGGGGGCATCCGATGCCTCCCCTGATGATAACTTTGCTAAGCAATGGTCCACATCCTCCCGGTCGTCCTACTCTTCCCAGCATGGAG GGGGGGTGTCTCCTCAGAGTCTGTCCGAATGGCGCATGCAGAACATCGCACGGGACTCCGAGAACAGCTCTGAGGAGGAGTTCTTTGATGCCCACG AGGACTTGTCTGACAGTGACGAGGTCTTTGCAAAGGAGATGACGAAGTGGAGCTCTAATGACTTCCTGGACACGCTGGAGCAGCCAGTGGAGCTGGATGAAGCGCTAG AGGATGGAGCTAGCGCTGCCAAGGCAGGTAGCGAAGGACTGGCGGGGCCTGGCTTGCCTGAG GGTGGCTCAGTGGAGAGTGCGGCGCAGGCGTGTCGGATCCACGTGCTTTTCCTCATCCTCCACAGTGGGAACATCCTGGACCAGGGCACAGGCGAGCCGGGCTCCAAACAGGCTGATGTACAGACACTGGCTGCCACTTTTGATGCCGTCACCCGCATCCACTTCCCGGAGGCTCTGGGGCACGTGGCACTGCGCCTGGTGCCCTGCCCACccatctgtgctgctgcttaCGCCCTTGTCTCCAA GCTCAGCCCGTACAGCCATGATGGGGACAGCCTGTCCAGCAGCCAGGATCACATCCCACTGGCAGCCCTCCCACTCCTGGCCACGTCCTCGGGGAGCTACCAGCATGCAGTGGGCACTGTTATTGCTCGGGCCAACCAGGCTTACAGCACCTTCCTGCACTCTGGGGAGGGAGCCGGCTTCTGCGGCCAG GTGGTGCTCATCGGGGACTGTGTGGGAGGCATCCTGGGCTTCGATGTGCTGTGCCAAAGCCGAGCAGGCTTAGGGGGCAGTCGGAGCAGCAGCCGCCGGGGCAGCCTG AACATGGAGCCCATCTCCCCAGAGCTGTGCGGCGGGAAAGACCTGCTGGCTGAAGGAGCAGATGGAGCAGGAGGATCAGCCCAGGTCAGTCCAGAGCTGGGGGCACAGCTGCCCTCCCGGGAGCCCGGGGACAGCCAACACCACAGCTCCTTATGCAG CCTACAGGCCAGCGAGCCGCCACTGGAGGCAGAGGCACCACGGAGCGGTAGCTCAGCGCTGGATGGGGCTGAGGGCACCAGCGCCCGCCTTGACTTTAAGGTATCCGGCTTCTTCCTCTTTGGCTCTCCGCTGGGGCTGGTGCTAGCACTGCGCAAGACCGTCATGCCTACTATGGATG TGGCCCAGCTGCGTCCTGCCTGCGAGCAAATCTACAACCTCTTCCATGCGGCTGACCCATGCGCCTCTCGCCTGGAGCCCCTCTTGGCCAAGGCCTTCCATGCCGTACCACCTCTCAGTGTGCCACGCTACCAGAAGTACCCGCTGGGAGACGGCACCACCTCGCTGCTGG CGGACACCCTGCAGACACACTCTGCTCTCTTCTTGGATGAGGCGGACGTGACCGTCCCTACTACCCCCACCAGCAGTTTTGGGGGCTTTTGGAGAGGCAGCGAGCCAGGCGAGCCCCCCACTCCAGCCAGCACCAGTGAAGTTGTCAAGA TCCTGGAGCGCTGGTGGGGCCCGAAGCGCATCGACTACTCACTGTACTGCCCTGATGCGCTGACCGCCTTCCCCACCATCACCCTGCCTCACCTCTTCCACGCCAGCTACTGGGAGTCCTCCGATGTAGTGGCCTTCATCTTGCGGCAG GTGATTGAGAAGGAGGGGCCAGAGCTGATGGAGAGTGAGGAGAGCTCTGTCTACAGCCCTGCTATCCCCCGGGAGAAGTGGCAACGCAAGCGCACCCAAGTGAAGATTCGG AATGTGACAGCCAACCACCGGGCCAGTGACACCATTGTTTGTGAGGGCAAACCGCAGGTCCTCAGTGGGCGCTTCATGTACGGACCTTTGGACGTGGTGACGCTGACAGGGGAGAAG GTGGATATCTACATCATGACGCAGCCGCTGTCAGGGAAATGGCTGCACTATGGCACTGAAGTGACTAGCGGCAGCGGGCGCCTGAACTTCACCATCCCTCCAGACAAGGCCTTGGCCATTGGCATATACCCTGTGCGCATGGTGGTAAG GGGTGATCACACCTATGCGGAGGCTTATCTGACAGTGGTGGCACGAGGCACTGAGTCAGTTGTGTTCAGCATCGATGGCTCCTTCACAGCCAGTGTCTCTATCATGGGCAGCGACCCTAAAGTGCGGGCTGGGGCTGTCGATGTTGTAAG GCACTGGCAGGACTCCGGCTACATGATCATTTATGTGACAGGACGTCCTGACATGCAGAAGCACCGCGTAGTGGCCTGGCTCTCCCAGCACAACTTCCCCCATGGCGCTGTCTCCTTCTGTGATGGTCTCACCCATGACCCCTTGCGCCAGAAGGCAGCTTTCCTGCAGAGCCTGCAGACCGAG TTCCTCTCTGAAGGCTACGTAGCCCACCTGGCCCAGCTGGAGGCGGCATCCCTGGCCCACTCCCCAAAAGGACCACCACGACCGACGCTGGGTAAAGGCACTTACGGCTGCCCAGCGCCCGTCGACTTCCTGCGCaagcagagccagctgctgCGGTCGCGGGGGCCAAGCCAGGCAGAGCGTGATGGGGGACCCCCGCCGGCACCGCCTGGCCTGCCTCGGGCCAAGCCCCGCAGTGTCAGTCTCAAGCTGGAGAGCGAGGAGTGA
- the PITPNM1 gene encoding membrane-associated phosphatidylinositol transfer protein 1 isoform X1 codes for MLIKEYHILLPMSLEEYQVAQLYMIQKKSREESSGEGSGVEILANRPYSDGPGGSGQYTHKIYHVGSHIPSWFRALLPKAALQVEEESWNAYPYTRTRYTCPFVEKFSIEIETYYRPDSGQQTNVFNLSAAEKRQRILDTIDIVRDPISPGEYKPEEDPKLYHSVKTGRGPLGDDWLEVAAGGPLMCAYKLCKVEFRYWGMQSKIEQFIHDVGLRKVMLRAHRQAWCWQDEWTDLTMEDIRQLEEETAHMLAQKMAKCTEAEETPAAGPSTESRLEPSGANGQDSAEPQGASDASPDDNFAKQWSTSSRSSYSSQHGGGVSPQSLSEWRMQNIARDSENSSEEEFFDAHEDLSDSDEVFAKEMTKWSSNDFLDTLEQPVELDEALEDGASAAKAGSEGLAGPGLPEGGSVESAAQACRIHVLFLILHSGNILDQGTGEPGSKQADVQTLAATFDAVTRIHFPEALGHVALRLVPCPPICAAAYALVSKLSPYSHDGDSLSSSQDHIPLAALPLLATSSGSYQHAVGTVIARANQAYSTFLHSGEGAGFCGQVVLIGDCVGGILGFDVLCQSRAGLGGSRSSSRRGSLNMEPISPELCGGKDLLAEGADGAGGSAQVSPELGAQLPSREPGDSQHHSSLCSLQASEPPLEAEAPRSGSSALDGAEGTSARLDFKVSGFFLFGSPLGLVLALRKTVMPTMDVAQLRPACEQIYNLFHAADPCASRLEPLLAKAFHAVPPLSVPRYQKYPLGDGTTSLLADTLQTHSALFLDEADVTVPTTPTSSFGGFWRGSEPGEPPTPASTSEVVKILERWWGPKRIDYSLYCPDALTAFPTITLPHLFHASYWESSDVVAFILRQVIEKEGPELMESEESSVYSPAIPREKWQRKRTQVKIRNVTANHRASDTIVCEGKPQVLSGRFMYGPLDVVTLTGEKVDIYIMTQPLSGKWLHYGTEVTSGSGRLNFTIPPDKALAIGIYPVRMVVRGDHTYAEAYLTVVARGTESVVFSIDGSFTASVSIMGSDPKVRAGAVDVVRHWQDSGYMIIYVTGRPDMQKHRVVAWLSQHNFPHGAVSFCDGLTHDPLRQKAAFLQSLQTEAEITIVAGYGSTKDISVYSSLGLSPAHIYIVGRAVKKFHSQCQFLSEGYVAHLAQLEAASLAHSPKGPPRPTLGKGTYGCPAPVDFLRKQSQLLRSRGPSQAERDGGPPPAPPGLPRAKPRSVSLKLESEE; via the exons atGCTCATCAAGGAGTACCACATCCTGCTGCCCATGAGCCTGGAGGAGTACCAGGTGGCCCAGCTCTACATGATCCAG AAGAAAAGCCGGGAGGAATCGAGTGGAGAGGGCAGCGGGGTGGAGATCCTGGCCAACCGGCCCTACAGTGATGGCCCGGGAGGCAGCGGGCAGTACACCCACAAGATCTACCATGTGGGCTCTCACATTCCCAGCTGGTTCCGGGCCCTGCTGCCCAAGGCTGCCCTTCAGGTTGAGGAGGAGTCCTGGAACGCCTACCCTTACACTCGCACCAG GTACACCTGCCCCTTTGTGGAGAAGTTCTCCATCGAGATTGAGACTTACTACCGGCCAGACTCCGGCCAGCAGACTAACGTCTTCAACTTGAGTGCAGCTGAGAAGAGGCAGAGGATTTTGG ACACCATCGACATTGTGCGAGACCCTATCTCCCCTGGGGAGTACAAGCCCGAGGAGGACCCAAAGCTGTATCACTCCGTGAAGACGGGCCGGGGCCCACTGGGTGATGACTGGCTGGAAGTGGCAGCTGGTGGGCCCCTAATGTGTGCCTACAAGCTCTGCAAGGTGGAGTTTCGCTACTGGGGCATGCAGTCCAAAATTGAGCAGTTCATCCATGACGTAG GCTTGCGCAAAGTGATGCTGCGAGCACACCGCCAGGCTTGGTGCTGGCAGGATGAATGGACAGACCTGACCATGGAGGACATCcggcagctggaggaggaaacAGCCCATATGCTGGCGCAGAAGATGGCCAAGTGCACTGAGGCTGAGGAGACCCCTGCAGCTGGCCCCAGCACTGAAAGCCGCCTGGAGCCAAGTGGTGCCAATGGGCAGGACAGTGCTGAGCCACAGGGGGCATCCGATGCCTCCCCTGATGATAACTTTGCTAAGCAATGGTCCACATCCTCCCGGTCGTCCTACTCTTCCCAGCATGGAG GGGGGGTGTCTCCTCAGAGTCTGTCCGAATGGCGCATGCAGAACATCGCACGGGACTCCGAGAACAGCTCTGAGGAGGAGTTCTTTGATGCCCACG AGGACTTGTCTGACAGTGACGAGGTCTTTGCAAAGGAGATGACGAAGTGGAGCTCTAATGACTTCCTGGACACGCTGGAGCAGCCAGTGGAGCTGGATGAAGCGCTAG AGGATGGAGCTAGCGCTGCCAAGGCAGGTAGCGAAGGACTGGCGGGGCCTGGCTTGCCTGAG GGTGGCTCAGTGGAGAGTGCGGCGCAGGCGTGTCGGATCCACGTGCTTTTCCTCATCCTCCACAGTGGGAACATCCTGGACCAGGGCACAGGCGAGCCGGGCTCCAAACAGGCTGATGTACAGACACTGGCTGCCACTTTTGATGCCGTCACCCGCATCCACTTCCCGGAGGCTCTGGGGCACGTGGCACTGCGCCTGGTGCCCTGCCCACccatctgtgctgctgcttaCGCCCTTGTCTCCAA GCTCAGCCCGTACAGCCATGATGGGGACAGCCTGTCCAGCAGCCAGGATCACATCCCACTGGCAGCCCTCCCACTCCTGGCCACGTCCTCGGGGAGCTACCAGCATGCAGTGGGCACTGTTATTGCTCGGGCCAACCAGGCTTACAGCACCTTCCTGCACTCTGGGGAGGGAGCCGGCTTCTGCGGCCAG GTGGTGCTCATCGGGGACTGTGTGGGAGGCATCCTGGGCTTCGATGTGCTGTGCCAAAGCCGAGCAGGCTTAGGGGGCAGTCGGAGCAGCAGCCGCCGGGGCAGCCTG AACATGGAGCCCATCTCCCCAGAGCTGTGCGGCGGGAAAGACCTGCTGGCTGAAGGAGCAGATGGAGCAGGAGGATCAGCCCAGGTCAGTCCAGAGCTGGGGGCACAGCTGCCCTCCCGGGAGCCCGGGGACAGCCAACACCACAGCTCCTTATGCAG CCTACAGGCCAGCGAGCCGCCACTGGAGGCAGAGGCACCACGGAGCGGTAGCTCAGCGCTGGATGGGGCTGAGGGCACCAGCGCCCGCCTTGACTTTAAGGTATCCGGCTTCTTCCTCTTTGGCTCTCCGCTGGGGCTGGTGCTAGCACTGCGCAAGACCGTCATGCCTACTATGGATG TGGCCCAGCTGCGTCCTGCCTGCGAGCAAATCTACAACCTCTTCCATGCGGCTGACCCATGCGCCTCTCGCCTGGAGCCCCTCTTGGCCAAGGCCTTCCATGCCGTACCACCTCTCAGTGTGCCACGCTACCAGAAGTACCCGCTGGGAGACGGCACCACCTCGCTGCTGG CGGACACCCTGCAGACACACTCTGCTCTCTTCTTGGATGAGGCGGACGTGACCGTCCCTACTACCCCCACCAGCAGTTTTGGGGGCTTTTGGAGAGGCAGCGAGCCAGGCGAGCCCCCCACTCCAGCCAGCACCAGTGAAGTTGTCAAGA TCCTGGAGCGCTGGTGGGGCCCGAAGCGCATCGACTACTCACTGTACTGCCCTGATGCGCTGACCGCCTTCCCCACCATCACCCTGCCTCACCTCTTCCACGCCAGCTACTGGGAGTCCTCCGATGTAGTGGCCTTCATCTTGCGGCAG GTGATTGAGAAGGAGGGGCCAGAGCTGATGGAGAGTGAGGAGAGCTCTGTCTACAGCCCTGCTATCCCCCGGGAGAAGTGGCAACGCAAGCGCACCCAAGTGAAGATTCGG AATGTGACAGCCAACCACCGGGCCAGTGACACCATTGTTTGTGAGGGCAAACCGCAGGTCCTCAGTGGGCGCTTCATGTACGGACCTTTGGACGTGGTGACGCTGACAGGGGAGAAG GTGGATATCTACATCATGACGCAGCCGCTGTCAGGGAAATGGCTGCACTATGGCACTGAAGTGACTAGCGGCAGCGGGCGCCTGAACTTCACCATCCCTCCAGACAAGGCCTTGGCCATTGGCATATACCCTGTGCGCATGGTGGTAAG GGGTGATCACACCTATGCGGAGGCTTATCTGACAGTGGTGGCACGAGGCACTGAGTCAGTTGTGTTCAGCATCGATGGCTCCTTCACAGCCAGTGTCTCTATCATGGGCAGCGACCCTAAAGTGCGGGCTGGGGCTGTCGATGTTGTAAG GCACTGGCAGGACTCCGGCTACATGATCATTTATGTGACAGGACGTCCTGACATGCAGAAGCACCGCGTAGTGGCCTGGCTCTCCCAGCACAACTTCCCCCATGGCGCTGTCTCCTTCTGTGATGGTCTCACCCATGACCCCTTGCGCCAGAAGGCAGCTTTCCTGCAGAGCCTGCAGACCGAG GCAGAGATCACCATCGTCGCTGGCTATGGCTCCACCAAGGACATCTCTGTCTACAGCTCCCTGGGGCTTTCACCAGCTCACATCTACATTGTGGGCCGGGCTGTGAAGAAGTTTCACAGCCAGTGCCAG TTCCTCTCTGAAGGCTACGTAGCCCACCTGGCCCAGCTGGAGGCGGCATCCCTGGCCCACTCCCCAAAAGGACCACCACGACCGACGCTGGGTAAAGGCACTTACGGCTGCCCAGCGCCCGTCGACTTCCTGCGCaagcagagccagctgctgCGGTCGCGGGGGCCAAGCCAGGCAGAGCGTGATGGGGGACCCCCGCCGGCACCGCCTGGCCTGCCTCGGGCCAAGCCCCGCAGTGTCAGTCTCAAGCTGGAGAGCGAGGAGTGA